One Rissa tridactyla isolate bRisTri1 chromosome 4, bRisTri1.patW.cur.20221130, whole genome shotgun sequence DNA window includes the following coding sequences:
- the MTSS2 gene encoding LOW QUALITY PROTEIN: protein MTSS 2 (The sequence of the model RefSeq protein was modified relative to this genomic sequence to represent the inferred CDS: deleted 4 bases in 4 codons) produces METAEKECGALGGLFQAIINDMKSSYPIWEDFNSKATKLHSQLRTTVLAAVAFLDAFQKVADMATNTRGATRDIGSALTRMCMRHRSIEAKLRQFTNALMESLINPLQDRIEDWKKTANQLDKDHAKEYKRARHEIKKKSSDTLKLQKKARKGEGGGGDLQPQLDNALQDVNDMYLLLEETEKQAVRKALIEERGRFCTFITFLQPVVNGELTMLGEITHLQGIIEDLVVLTAEPHKLPPASEQVIKDLKGSDYSWSYQTPPSSPSSSSSRKSSMCSSVSSAKGGVAWPGGAQTCSPSSTYRYRSLAQPPAAATRLSSVSSHDSGFISQDAAYSKPPSPMPSDITSQKSSSSASSEASETCQSVSECSSPTSDWSKASPYDQPVVPTLQRRKDRVEHLREAEMGSPAGGYPAIGGEDAPRPRMSPATIAAKHGEEVSPAASDLAMVLTRGLSLEHQKSSRDSLQYSSGYSTQTTTPSCSEDTIPSQGSDYDCYSVNGDVECDPQSDFDKSSTIPRNSNIAQNYRRMIQTKRPASTAGLPTGTNLPAGTTPGVATIRRTPSTKPSVRRTLSNAGPIPIRPPIVPVKTPTVPDSPGYTGPTRVGSEECVFYVDDASPNPLDFAKASPKRLSLPNTAWGGGAMEISVYPGAGQHLSAEEEEDQQLAANRHSLVEKIGELVAGAHALGEGQFPFPTALAGSGPGEETPVPPPAASMDPPAEDMLVAIRRGVRLRRTVTNDRSAPRIS; encoded by the exons ATGGAGACGGCGGAGAAGGAGTGCGGAGCCCTCGGCGGCCTCTTCCAAGCCATCATCAACGACATGAAG AGCTCCTACCCCATCTGGGAGGACTTCAACTCGAAGGCCACCAAGCTGCACTCCCAGCTCAG gaccaCGGTGCTGGCCGCAGTCGCCTTCCTGGATGCCTTCCAGAAAGTGGCCGACATGGCCACCAACACCCGAG GTGCCACAAGGGACATTGGCTCCGCGCTGACCCGCATGTGCATGCGGCACCGCAGCATCGAGGCCAAGCTCCGGCAGTTCACCAA CGCCCTCATGGAGAGCCTGATAAACCCTTTGCAGGACAGGattgaggactggaagaaaactGCCAACCAGCTGGACAAGGACCACGCGAAAG AGTACAAGCGAGCCCGCCACGAGATCAAGAAAAAATCCTCCGACACCCTCAAGCTCCAGAAAAAGGCTCGTAAaggtgagggggggggt GGggacctgcagccccagctggacAACGCGCTGCAGGACGTCAACGACATGtacctgctgctggaggagacgGAGAAGCAGGCGGTCCGCAAAGCCCTCATCGAGGAGCGGGGTCGCTTCTGCACCTTCATCACCTTCCTGCAGCCCGTGGTG AATGGGGAGCTCACCATGCTGGGGGAGATCACTCACCTGCAGGGCATCATCGAGGACCTGGTGGTGCTCACCGCTGAGCCCCACAAGCTGCCCCCCGCCAGCGAGCAG GTGATCAAGGACCTGAAGGGCTCCGACTACAGCTGGTCCTACCAGACCCCCCCATCCtcgcccagcagctccagctcccgcaaGTCCAGCATGTGCAG CAGCGTTAGCAGTGCCAAGGGTGGCGTGGCGTGGCCCGGCGGGGCTCAGACCTGCTCACCCAGTTCCACCTATCGCTACCGCAGCCTggcgcagccccccgccgccgccacc cgccTCTCCAGCGTCTCCTCCCACGACTCCGGCTTCATCTCCCAGGACGCCGCTTACTCCAAACCGCCTTCCCCCATGCCCTCCGACATCACTAGCCAG AAATCCTCCAGCTCGGCATCCTCGGAGGCCTCGGAGACCTGCCAGTCGGTTAGCGAGTGCAGCTCCCCCACCTCG GACTGGTCCAAGGCCAGCCCCTATGACCAGCCGGTGGTCCCCACCCTGCAGCGGCGCAAGGACCGCGTGGAGCACCTGCGGGAAGCCGAGATGGGCTCACCTGCCGGCGGGTACCCGGCCATCGGCGGCGAGGATGCTCCCAGGCCCCGCATGTCACCCGCCACCATTGCCGCCAAG cATGGGGAGGAGGTGTCCCCCGCCGCCAGCGACCTGGCCATGGTCTTGACCCGGGGGCTGAGCCTGGAGCACCAGAAGAGCAGCCGGGACTCGTTGCAGTACTCCAGCGGCTACAGCACGCAGACCACCACCCCCTCCTGCTCCGAGGACACCATCCCTTCCCA agggtcTGACTACGACTGCTATTCGGTGAACGGCGATGTGGAGTGCGACCCCCAGAGCGACTTCGACAAGTCCTCCACTATCCCACGCAACAGCAACATCGCCCAGAACTACCGGCGGATGATCCAGACCAAACGTCCTGCCTCCACCGCCGGGCTGCCCACAGGCACCAACCTCCCGGCCGGCACCACCCCGGGGGTGGCCACCATCCGCCGCACGCCCTCCACCAAACCCTCAGTCCGCCGTACCCTCTCCAACGCCGGC CCCATCCCCATCCGACCCCCCATCGTCCCCGTCAAGACC CCCACCGTCCCCGACTCCCCCGGCTACACCGGCCCCACGCGAGTGGGCAGCGAAGAGTGTGTCTTCTACGTCGATGACGCCTCGCCGAACCCCCTGGATTTTGCCAAAGCTTCGCCCAAGCGGCTGAGCCTTCCCAACACCGCCTGGGGCGGCGGGGCCATGGAGATCTCCGTCTACCCCGGGGCCGGCCAGCACCTCTCcgccgaggaagaggaggaccaACAGTTGGCCGCCAACCGGCACAGCTTGGTGGAGAAGATCGGCGAGCTGGTGGCCGGTGCCCACGCCCTGGGGGAAGGCCAgttccccttccccaccgcccTCGCGGGGTCCGGCCCCGGCGAGGAGACCCCCGTT CCCCCCCCGGCAGCCTCCATGGACCCCCCGGCCGAAGACATGCTGGTGGCCATCCGGCGTGGGGTGCGCCTGCGCAGGACCGTCACCAACGACAGGTCGGCCCCGCGGATATCGTGA
- the LOC128909373 gene encoding C-factor-like, which yields MEGLGVGNVLLTGCDGGFGLGLLKGLLEQPSPPRHIFAACLDPQGKAINEVALGCPNVVVLPLDVTDPNSIKAAVGKVREKVGSAGLNLLINNAGTTRRSTLATETAENMSLVYATNTIGPLQMSQAFLPLLKEAAEAEGQRGMSCSRAAIVNISSILGSIEVAEAWEERQDICYRCSKAALNMLTKCLALEYGGSGILCVSVDPGCVTPPLGRGTGPVTVEESVQGVLRLLAGLSATSNGTFWDWRGQSLPW from the exons atggaggggctcggggtgggcaaCGTTCTGCTGACGGGCTGCGACGGGGGGTTCGGCCTGGGGCTGCTGAAGGGGTTGCTGGAGCAGCCCAGTCCCCCCCGCCACATCTTCGCCGCTTGCCTGGACCCCCAAGGGAAG GCTATCAACGAGGTGGCTCTGGGTTGCCCCAACGTCGTGGTCCTGCCCCTAG ATGTGACGGACCCCAACAGCATCAAGGCGGCGGTGGGGAAGGTGAGGGAGAAGGTGGGAAGCGCCGGCCTCAACCTCCTGATCAACAACGCCGGCACCACGCGCCGCAGCACGCTGGCCACCGAGACAGCGGAGAACATGAGCCTCGTCTACGCCACCAACACCATCGGGCCCCTGCAGATGAGCCAG GCGTTCCTGCCCCTGCTGAAGGAGGCGGCCGAGGCCGAAGGGCAGCGTGGGATGAGCTGCAGCAGAGCCGCCATCGTCAACATCTCCAGCATCCTGGGCTCCATCGAGGTGGCGGAGGcttgggaggagaggcaggacaTCTGCTACCGCTGCAGCAAG GCTGCTCTGAACATGCTCACCAAGTGCCTGGCACTGGAGTACGGGGGCAGCGGGATCCTCTGCGTGTCTGTGGACCCCGGCTGTGTGACGCCTCCCTTGGGAAGGGGGACG GGCCCGGTGACAGTGGAGGAGAGCGTGCAGGGCGTCCTACGGCTGCTGGCCGGGCTCTCGGCCACCAGCAACGGCACCTTCTGGGACTGGAGAGGGCAGAGCCTGCCCTGGTGA
- the IL34 gene encoding interleukin-34 isoform X1: MQPGYAAVLCVLAVLGLEAAAPGECELSRLLQDKLQYEMRLQYMKHNFPIDYTVQVQYEEVLRPSNITRLRNGTVSEAALRYLWFHVSSQAVLRIREVLPEKHPSWKYTQELGQLFDALGKEYSKYRQTDVEAVVADLVKLVHSAGAESRRKAVRPKALLDNCLKVMRMLYGAPCNSPALSVAALLPARGGPRSSQPFPK, encoded by the exons ATGCAGCCGGGCTACGCGGCCGTCCTGT GTGTCCTggccgtgctggggctggaggctgctgcgCCGGGAGAATGTGAGCTCAGCCGCCTGCTGCAGGACAAGCTGCAGTACGAGATGCGCCTGCAGTACATG AAACACAACTTCCCCATCGACTACACGGTCCAGGTCCAGTACGAAGAGGTGCTGAGGCCATCCAACATCACCCGCCTG CGCAATGGGACGGTGTCGGAGGCAGCACTGCGGTACCTCTGGTTCCACGTCAGCTCCCAGGCGGTGCTGCGGATCCGTGAGGTGCTGCCAGAGAAGCACCCATCCTGGAAGTACACCCAGGAGCTGGGCCAGCTCTTCGACGCCCTGGGCAAGGAGTACAGCAAGTACCGGCAG ACGGACGTGGAGGCGGTGGTGGCCGACCTGGTGAAGCTGGTGCACAGCGCGGGCGCCGAGAGCCGGAGGAAGGCCGTGCGCCCCAAGGCGCTGCTGGACAACTGCCTCAAGGTCATGCGGATGCTCTACGGGGCACCTT GTAATTCTCCAGCGCTCAGCGTCGCCGCTCTGCTTCCAGccagggggggtcccaggagctcccagcctttccccaaATAA
- the IL34 gene encoding interleukin-34 isoform X2, giving the protein MQPGYAAVLCVLAVLGLEAAAPGECELSRLLQDKLQYEMRLQYMKHNFPIDYTVQVQYEEVLRPSNITRLRNGTVSEAALRYLWFHVSSQAVLRIREVLPEKHPSWKYTQELGQLFDALGKEYSKYRQTDVEAVVADLVKLVHSAGAESRRKAVRPKALLDNCLKVMRMLYGAPCRWEST; this is encoded by the exons ATGCAGCCGGGCTACGCGGCCGTCCTGT GTGTCCTggccgtgctggggctggaggctgctgcgCCGGGAGAATGTGAGCTCAGCCGCCTGCTGCAGGACAAGCTGCAGTACGAGATGCGCCTGCAGTACATG AAACACAACTTCCCCATCGACTACACGGTCCAGGTCCAGTACGAAGAGGTGCTGAGGCCATCCAACATCACCCGCCTG CGCAATGGGACGGTGTCGGAGGCAGCACTGCGGTACCTCTGGTTCCACGTCAGCTCCCAGGCGGTGCTGCGGATCCGTGAGGTGCTGCCAGAGAAGCACCCATCCTGGAAGTACACCCAGGAGCTGGGCCAGCTCTTCGACGCCCTGGGCAAGGAGTACAGCAAGTACCGGCAG ACGGACGTGGAGGCGGTGGTGGCCGACCTGGTGAAGCTGGTGCACAGCGCGGGCGCCGAGAGCCGGAGGAAGGCCGTGCGCCCCAAGGCGCTGCTGGACAACTGCCTCAAGGTCATGCGGATGCTCTACGGGGCACCTT gTCGGTGGGAGTCCACCTAA